Proteins co-encoded in one Pelobates fuscus isolate aPelFus1 chromosome 5, aPelFus1.pri, whole genome shotgun sequence genomic window:
- the LOC134610336 gene encoding LOW QUALITY PROTEIN: nibrin-like (The sequence of the model RefSeq protein was modified relative to this genomic sequence to represent the inferred CDS: inserted 2 bases in 1 codon; deleted 1 base in 1 codon; substituted 1 base at 1 genomic stop codon), giving the protein MWRLIPETGGGETYHFLTGTEYVVGRKNCAILIQDDQSISRYHSVLSVSHSLSNLGHPNIIPTLTIKDSSKYGTFINGEKMESSVAKNLKSGDKVTFGVFNSKYCVQYEPLVISSSCLTGSEKTSLNEFVLLLGGHILGNWTETCTHLVMTSIKVTIKTICALICCRPIVLPEYFNQLIKSIRQKQTRAALKSLISSIDEPSIKSESVDLSDNAKRKDIFKGKVFIFLSAKQYKKLSPAITFGNGEAKLLKGDLNEPSILENPSTCVIDMGVADSQLSVSESSPTWINSILNVLQRKDLRAIPEAEIGLAVLYMSTEIYCNPQRCSASGNLIDIPKTSIISQSMAVDETVLPAPTLNTTAYVANTEPQDQANTLMDVSXVQVVKETPKRNRKGNHSKGYSEECTDNSSDVKGALIQENTILSEKKPXLPEFPRSKERTSQKSQPASQIKNYFKPLSKKRDREDDERDMSSTKVARVENILPSSEQLAPIVSQSMKDKGRLISQDEDLDLETESVLSHGEKFGNSKTPPTVSTIMGKATLEMDGTTKKRKELEEDLVDLEKSDLESDGDANDVMERNDLNCSNINDVKRRKVESKNDNSKFEDGTKSTSDICTLNMETKKEPESPSQEKKFAKAPKLQNDYYGLPSKLLLTEFRSLTVCQPSTNKQSNTNTNHENLRNFKKFRKISYPGAGVFPHIIGGSDLIAHDRNKNLELEQWLRQEAEEQTQQAQEELMAQDLFRYNPKSMKRRR; this is encoded by the exons ATGTGGAGGCTCATTCCAGAGACTGGAGGAGGTGAAACCTATCACTTTCTCACGGGTACTGAATATGTTGTTGGAAGAAAGAACTGCGCAATATTAATACAAGATGACCAGTCCATTAGTAGATACCATTCTGTTTTATCTGTCAGCCATTCACTTTCTAACCTGGGTCACCCTAACATAATTCCTACTTTAACAATTAAAGACTCATCAAAGTATGGCACTTTTATTAATGGAGAGAAGATGGAGAGTTCTGTTGCCAAGAATTTGAAATCTGGCGATAAGGTTACATTTGGTGTATTCAATAGCAAGTATTGCGTGCAGTATGAACCTCTGGTCATTTCATCTTCCTGTCTGACTGGATCAGAGAAGACATCTTTAAATGAATTTGTTCTGTTACTAGGTGGTCATATACTTGGCAATTGGACAGAGACATGCACCCATCTTGTCATGACTTCCATTAAAGTCACAATCAAAACAATATGTGCCCTAATTTGTTGTCGACCAATTGTGCTTCCAGAGTATTTCAACCAGCTGATCAAATCCATTAGACAGAAGCAAACACGAGCTGCATTAAAAAGCTTAATTTCCTCCATTGACGAGCCTTCAATTAAATCTGAATCAGTTGACCTCTCGgataatgcaaaaagaaaagATATCTTCAAAGGCAAAGTCTTCATATTTTTAAGTGCTAAACAGTAC AAAAAACTTAGCCCAGCAATTACTTTTGGGAATGGAGAAGCAAAACTGTTGAAGGGAGATTTGAATGAGCCATCAATATTGGAAAATCCTTCAACTTGTGTGATTGACATGGGAGTAGCAGACTCACAGCTCTCAGTATCTGAGTCTTCACCAACCTGGATCAACTCTATTCTCAATGTGCTCCAAAGAAAAGATCTAAGAGCTATCCCAGAGGCAGAAATAGGTTTAGCGGTTCTCTATATGTCAACAGAAATATATTGTAATCCTCAAAGATGCTCAGCAAGTGGAAATCTGATTGATATTCCGAAGACGAGCATTATTTCTCAAAGTATGGCTGTTGATGAGACTGTGCTACCTGCACCCACTCTAAACACCACTGCCTATGTTGCAAATACAGAACCGCAAGATCAAGCAAATACTTTGATGGATGTAAGTTGAGTTCAAGTCGTTAAAGAAACACCTAAAAGGAATCGCAAAGGTAACCACTCTAAGGGATATTCTGAAGAGTGCACGGATAATAGCAGTGATGTCAAGGGAGCTTTGATTCAAGAGAATACAATTCTGTCAGAAAAAAAGCC ATTACCAGAATTTCCCAGATCTAAGGAGAGGACATCACAGAAAAGTCAACCTGCCAGTcaaataaagaattatttcaAACCATTATCCAAGAAGAGAGATCGAGAGGACGATGAAAGAGATATGTCTTCCACCAAGGTAGCAAGAGTGGAAAACATCCTGCCTTCTTCTGAACAACTGGCACCCATTGTATCACAATCAATGAAAGACAAGGGTAGGCTTATATCTCAGGATGAGGACTTAGATCTGGAAACTGAGTCAGTTTTGTCACATGGAGAGAAATTTGGAAATTCAAAGACTCCGCCCACAGTTAGCACCATAATGGGTAAAGCAACTTTGGAAATGGATGGAACAACTAAAAAGAGAAAAGAGCTTGAAGAGGATTTGGTCGATTTAGAAAAGTCTGATTTAGAAAGTGATGGAGATGCCAATGATGTCATGGAGCGGAATGATTTAAATTGTAGCAATATCAATGATGTCAAAAGAAGGAAAGTGGAGTCCAAAAATGACAATAGCAAATTTGAGGATGGCACAAAGAGTACATCAGATATTTGTACTTTAAATATGGAAACAAAGAAAGAACCAGAATCTCCAAGTCAAGAGAAAAAGTTTGCCAAAGCACCAAAATTACAAAATGACTATTATGGACTCCCTAGCAAGCTCTTACTGACAGAGTTTCGATCGCTCACGGTTTGTCAACCATCAACAAATAAGCAGTCCAATACAAATACAAACCATGAAAATCTACGTAATTTTAAGAAATTCAGGAAGATCTCGTACCCAGGAGCTGGGGTGTTTCCGCATATCATTGGAGGCTCTGACTTGATTGCTCATGATAGAAATAAAAATTTAGAGCTTGAACAATGGTTACGTCAGGAAGCTGAGGAACAAACTCAGCAAGCCCAGGAAGAATTGATGGCTCAGGATCTATTCAGATACAATCCAAAGTCTATGAAAAGAAGAAGATAA